Proteins from a genomic interval of Periophthalmus magnuspinnatus isolate fPerMag1 chromosome 11, fPerMag1.2.pri, whole genome shotgun sequence:
- the naxe gene encoding NAD(P)H-hydrate epimerase produces the protein MLSIRALFGIGFLVSSRASTVLSQPGTCSLPSLSNSHRKDCFSSRPLSTMAHNINYLGQEEAQHIDEELFSEYGFSVDQLMELAGLSCATAVTRAYPLSSLLKSRPSLLVICGPGNNGGDGLVCARHLKLFGYEPTVLYPKRPNKPLFQGLTTQCEKMEIPFLTEMPEAAVIDEAYNLVIDAIFGFSFKGAVREPFGTILDALKKTTVPIASIDIPSGWDVEQGSAEGLQPDMLISLTAPKKSAQMFRGRYHFLGGRFVPPGLERKYDLNLPQYPGTDCVLQL, from the exons ATGTTGAGCATCCGTGCCTTGTTTGGGATTGGTTTCCTGGTGTCCTCCCGAGCCTCTACTGTCCTGTCTCAGCCCGGGACATGCTCTCTGCCTTCTCTCTCTAATTCTCACAGAAAAGACTGTTTCAGCAGCAGACCACTGTCCACTATGGCTCACAACATCAACTATCTTGG TCAGGAGGAGGCCCAGCACATTGACGAGGAGCTCTTCTCTGAGTACGGCTTCAGTGTGGATCAGCTGATGGAGCTGGCAGGACTCAGCTGTGCCACTGCAGTCACCAGA GCCTACCCACTGTCATCCCTGTTGAAGTCCAGACCCTCTCTCCTGGTGATATGTGGACCAGGGAACAATGGAGGAGATGGATTGGTCTGTGCGCGACACCTCAAACTGTTT GGTTATGAGCCGACAGTGCTGTACCCAAAGAGGCCAAACAAGCCTCTGTTTCAGGGTTTGACTACTCAGTGTGAGAAGATGGAGATCCCCTTCCTCACAGAGATGCCTGAG gcTGCAGTGATAGACGAGGCCTATAACCTGGTGATTGATGCTATATTTGGCTTCAGCTTCAAAGGGGCAGTACGGGAGCCTTTTGGGACAATTTTGGACGCACTGAAGAAGACCACAGTCCCCATTGCCAGCATTGATATACCATCTG GTTGGGATGTGGAGCAGGGAAGCGCCGAGGGACTTCAGCCCGATATGTTGATTTCTCTGACAGCTCCAAAGAAGTCTGCGCAGATGTTCAGAGGGAGGTACCACTTTTTAGGAGGTCGCTTCGTTCCACCGGGTCTGGAGAGAAAGTATGACCTGAATCTACCCCAGTATCCAGGCACGGACTGTGTGTTACAATTATAG